In one Phosphitispora fastidiosa genomic region, the following are encoded:
- a CDS encoding S8 family peptidase: MNKRFTKAITLLLTILLLLSIFSISTSSFAAPEKNSHEKISAELAGKIDESPDSVIPVIIQTQQGLQQKHKTWVQQRGGQIRHNLSIIKGFSADLPAAAIEKMAQDNDVIKITYDAEVQTCLDTAVPAINAPAAWEAGLTGQGVTVAVIDTGIYPHPDLVEPNNRIIGFKDFVKKKTSPYDDCGHGTHVAGIIAGNGTESGGQYKGVAPEADLVGVKVLNAKGSGPISNVIAGVQWVVQNKAVYNIKVVNLSLGAVAKESYTTDPMSQAVEAAWDAGLVVVAAAGNSGPEPGTIGTPGINPRIITVGAADDLGTIDMGDDVIAEFSSRGPTIDGLSKPDLAAPGVGITSLAADTSYLPKKNINSGGKPKAASMAKTPVKPAQAAISEYYITASGTSMATPVVSGTAALLLEQNPDWMPDEVKEQVVSNAVDLGFEADAQGAGEILF; this comes from the coding sequence GTGAACAAGCGATTTACCAAGGCAATAACATTGCTCCTAACTATACTTCTGCTCCTGTCAATTTTCTCTATTTCCACATCATCGTTTGCTGCCCCTGAAAAGAACTCTCATGAAAAAATCTCTGCTGAATTGGCCGGCAAAATTGACGAAAGTCCTGATTCCGTAATCCCCGTAATAATTCAGACACAGCAGGGTTTGCAGCAAAAGCATAAAACCTGGGTGCAGCAGAGGGGCGGCCAAATAAGGCATAACCTCTCCATAATCAAGGGTTTCTCTGCTGATTTACCTGCTGCAGCCATCGAAAAAATGGCTCAGGATAATGACGTCATCAAAATCACCTATGACGCTGAAGTCCAAACCTGTCTGGATACTGCAGTCCCCGCAATTAATGCACCTGCTGCCTGGGAAGCAGGGTTAACGGGTCAAGGGGTTACCGTAGCTGTTATCGACACCGGGATTTATCCGCATCCGGACCTGGTTGAGCCCAATAACCGGATAATAGGATTCAAAGATTTTGTGAAGAAAAAGACCTCTCCTTATGATGATTGCGGCCATGGTACTCATGTGGCAGGCATTATAGCGGGAAATGGGACAGAATCTGGCGGGCAATATAAGGGAGTGGCGCCGGAAGCTGATTTGGTAGGTGTCAAGGTACTGAACGCGAAAGGCAGCGGCCCGATTAGCAACGTAATTGCCGGAGTTCAGTGGGTAGTACAGAACAAGGCGGTATACAATATCAAGGTTGTTAACCTGTCCCTTGGCGCTGTGGCTAAAGAATCTTACACTACAGACCCAATGAGTCAGGCCGTTGAAGCAGCCTGGGATGCCGGACTGGTGGTAGTGGCAGCTGCCGGAAACAGCGGACCGGAACCGGGGACCATAGGCACACCGGGAATCAACCCAAGGATAATTACTGTGGGAGCAGCAGATGACCTGGGAACGATCGATATGGGGGATGATGTTATCGCCGAGTTTTCCAGCCGCGGGCCAACCATTGATGGATTAAGCAAACCTGATTTGGCTGCTCCGGGAGTTGGGATCACGTCTCTGGCTGCAGATACGTCATATTTACCCAAAAAGAATATTAATTCTGGCGGTAAACCCAAAGCCGCCTCAATGGCAAAAACGCCGGTAAAACCTGCGCAAGCTGCTATATCTGAATACTATATTACCGCTTCGGGGACATCTATGGCAACTCCGGTGGTATCAGGAACCGCTGCCTTGCTTTTGGAACAGAATCCTGACTGGATGCCTGATGAGGTGAAAGAGCAGGTAGTGAGTAATGCGGTGGATTTAGGATTTGAGGCTGACGCGCAGGGGGCGGGAGAAATTCTATTTTGA
- the hemG gene encoding protoporphyrinogen oxidase codes for MKKVVVIGGGITGLSAAYMLQKALESGEKVDYLLVEKDNRLGGKIWTEQIDGYTVEGGPDCFLADKPGCFDMARETGIEDRIMGSNEASKRTYVFANKRLNRLPDGLMGLVPTKLVPFALSPLISWPGKIRMAFDFFIPKKQTDGDETLGSFVNRRLGKEALDKIAEPLIGGIHAGDPDKMSLKATFPRFIQMEQNYGSLLRAMLAARGKMPKPKPPEPGKPKKTFFMTFVGGMGELTDTMAAKLEPNKILTGKTVTHIEQKTGGGYMIHIDGMEPVAADAVIVTAPAHEAAKVVEDMDKAMSDNLAGIPQATSATVNLAFRRSDVGSSLEAFGFIVPISEKRKIKAGTYSSTKWDYRTPDKEHVLIRAFVGGAMNQELVFQDDETLLKMVLDELKDIIGLTAAPVMHKIFRWVKGMPQYTIGHLDRVAAIEARAAANPGFFVAGGSYRGVGVPDCINVGKKAAQGALEYLGI; via the coding sequence CCGGACTGTCAGCTGCATATATGCTGCAGAAGGCGCTGGAGTCCGGAGAAAAGGTGGATTATCTCCTTGTTGAAAAAGATAATCGCCTGGGCGGTAAAATCTGGACCGAGCAGATTGACGGATATACAGTGGAAGGCGGGCCGGACTGTTTCCTGGCAGATAAACCCGGCTGTTTCGATATGGCCAGGGAGACAGGGATAGAAGACCGCATCATGGGCAGTAATGAGGCCAGCAAGCGGACTTATGTTTTTGCCAATAAAAGGCTGAATAGGCTTCCCGATGGGCTGATGGGTCTGGTCCCCACCAAACTGGTACCTTTTGCCCTGAGTCCGTTAATTTCCTGGCCAGGTAAAATACGTATGGCCTTTGACTTCTTTATCCCCAAAAAACAGACAGATGGGGATGAGACCCTGGGCAGTTTTGTTAACCGCCGGCTGGGTAAAGAGGCGCTGGATAAAATAGCAGAGCCTCTAATCGGGGGGATTCATGCCGGGGATCCTGACAAGATGAGCCTCAAGGCAACCTTCCCCAGGTTTATTCAGATGGAACAGAACTACGGAAGCCTTCTCAGGGCAATGCTGGCAGCTCGTGGAAAGATGCCAAAACCCAAGCCGCCGGAGCCCGGAAAGCCGAAAAAAACCTTTTTCATGACTTTTGTCGGAGGCATGGGGGAGCTGACCGATACAATGGCGGCAAAACTGGAGCCTAACAAGATTCTTACCGGAAAAACCGTCACCCACATTGAGCAGAAAACCGGCGGTGGGTACATGATTCATATAGACGGCATGGAACCGGTTGCTGCCGATGCCGTAATCGTAACCGCACCGGCTCATGAGGCAGCCAAAGTGGTAGAAGATATGGATAAAGCCATGTCAGATAATCTGGCAGGAATCCCTCAGGCTACATCGGCTACTGTGAACCTAGCCTTTAGGCGTTCTGATGTAGGTTCATCCCTGGAAGCCTTTGGATTTATCGTGCCTATCTCGGAGAAAAGGAAAATCAAGGCCGGAACTTATAGCTCAACAAAGTGGGACTACCGTACCCCGGATAAGGAGCATGTACTCATCAGGGCTTTTGTTGGCGGGGCCATGAACCAGGAATTGGTGTTTCAGGATGATGAAACCTTGCTAAAGATGGTGCTTGATGAATTGAAGGATATTATCGGTCTTACTGCTGCCCCTGTAATGCACAAAATTTTCCGGTGGGTCAAGGGTATGCCTCAATATACAATAGGCCATCTGGACAGGGTGGCTGCTATTGAAGCCAGGGCTGCAGCCAATCCCGGGTTTTTTGTGGCCGGCGGCTCCTACCGGGGAGTAGGTGTCCCGGATTGTATCAATGTGGGGAAAAAGGCAGCTCAAGGGGCTTTGGAATACCTTGGTATTTAA